From Vibrio splendidus, a single genomic window includes:
- a CDS encoding SDR family oxidoreductase, protein MSVIFITGANRGIGLSLTQQYLEGSHKVYATYRDANSAKELLSLADHNSNLTCIQLEITDYQAVSHLTLQIESIDILINNAGYYGPKGYGLGNTDVEEWRRVFEVNTIAPLKLVETLLPLIEISDVKKIACLSSRVGSMSENTSGGGYIYRSSKAALNSVVKSLSNDLTDSGVTVLALHPGWVQTEMGGPNALIDTETSACGLIKVIESANTEVSGHFFNFDGSEIDW, encoded by the coding sequence ATGAGCGTTATTTTCATTACTGGAGCAAATCGCGGCATTGGCTTAAGCCTGACTCAACAATACTTGGAAGGTAGCCACAAGGTGTACGCGACTTATCGTGATGCCAATTCAGCAAAAGAACTGCTCTCTCTCGCAGACCACAACAGCAACCTGACCTGCATTCAATTAGAGATAACCGATTACCAAGCGGTGAGCCACCTCACTTTGCAAATAGAGTCGATTGATATTTTGATCAACAACGCTGGCTACTATGGTCCTAAAGGTTATGGTCTGGGTAATACCGATGTCGAAGAGTGGCGCCGTGTATTCGAAGTCAACACCATTGCGCCATTGAAGCTTGTCGAGACTCTATTACCTCTTATAGAAATTAGTGACGTCAAAAAGATCGCCTGCCTGTCTTCTAGAGTCGGTAGCATGTCCGAGAACACCTCAGGAGGCGGCTACATCTATCGCTCCTCCAAAGCCGCTCTAAACTCCGTTGTGAAGAGCTTAAGTAACGACTTAACGGATAGCGGCGTTACGGTGTTAGCTCTGCATCCTGGTTGGGTACAGACCGAAATGGGCGGCCCTAATGCTCTGATCGACACTGAAACCTCAGCTTGTGGTCTTATCAAAGTCATCGAGTCCGCGAATACTGAAGTAAGTGGTCACTTCTTCAATTTCGATGGCAGTGAAATAGACTGGTAA
- a CDS encoding DUF3080 domain-containing protein, with translation MNDGPLSNLVKHSTLFCLTVMLAGCFSDGPGDLFDDYQTKIARVQDVDEIKEEWEFENLPRKRELLIDVPSLSIGLIDSYQLRQCGLFNLIAERNSVLGKVADEFRNYDYQVALLAGVGKCLSGSELDSEVVELLKEIEQQKLTQFPLHQWNLIYASDAMQSQMRGSQWLRADIGDQVRQTSGALEHLNQALNAPLVSGKTIEVQEILEKSSTLGDLYYSLARASVELDTITQQLTTFDANIICGKQRDTTKFRYLNNVFEQQYIDKVQPYMAQLDGYYQQLAPQLAMFDAQPELHSYYFPIKDAHQAFRSSTRRHVDYWQQLFKRCGRKVGR, from the coding sequence ATGAATGATGGCCCTCTCTCAAACCTAGTTAAGCACTCAACACTGTTTTGTCTGACGGTGATGCTAGCTGGCTGTTTCAGTGATGGCCCCGGAGACTTATTCGACGACTACCAAACCAAGATAGCCAGAGTACAAGATGTTGACGAGATAAAAGAGGAATGGGAATTTGAAAACCTACCGAGAAAAAGAGAACTGTTGATTGACGTGCCATCGCTTTCTATCGGTCTCATCGACAGTTACCAGCTTCGTCAGTGTGGATTGTTCAATCTGATTGCAGAAAGAAATTCGGTTCTTGGGAAAGTCGCGGATGAGTTTCGTAATTACGATTATCAAGTCGCCCTACTTGCGGGTGTTGGGAAATGTTTATCCGGTAGCGAATTAGACTCTGAGGTCGTAGAGCTACTGAAAGAAATCGAGCAGCAGAAACTCACACAGTTTCCGCTGCACCAGTGGAATCTCATCTATGCCAGCGATGCCATGCAGTCGCAAATGCGTGGCAGTCAGTGGTTACGTGCTGATATCGGCGATCAGGTACGACAAACCAGTGGCGCCTTAGAACATCTCAACCAAGCGTTAAACGCGCCGCTCGTTTCCGGCAAGACTATTGAGGTTCAAGAAATATTAGAGAAGAGCTCTACGCTCGGGGATTTATACTACTCGCTGGCTCGTGCTTCGGTTGAGCTTGATACCATCACCCAGCAGCTGACTACTTTTGACGCCAACATCATCTGTGGGAAGCAACGAGACACAACTAAGTTTCGCTATCTCAACAATGTGTTCGAACAACAGTATATTGACAAAGTTCAGCCTTACATGGCGCAATTGGATGGCTACTATCAGCAGCTAGCCCCGCAACTTGCTATGTTTGACGCACAGCCTGAGCTACACAGTTATTACTTTCCCATCAAAGATGCGCATCAAGCCTTTCGATCATCCACTCGCCGCCACGTTGATTATTGGCAGCAGCTGTTTAAGCGCTGCGGGCGCAAAGTCGGTCGTTAA
- a CDS encoding DNA topoisomerase III produces the protein MSRLIIAEKPSLGRAIAAALPNPQKKDQGFIKCGNGDVVTWCIGHLLEQVEPDAYDDRYKKWNLADLPIVPEQWQLRPRKTSSKQLTVIRKLLKDATQIVHAGDPDREGQLLVDEVIDYCKVSKAKKESMDRLLISDLNLPAVKRALSQMRSNRDFIPLSISALARSRADWLYGMNMTRAYTLLGQKAGYQGVLSVGRVQTPVLGLVVRRDEEIENFIPKDYFTLHALIPYQNNGQSFDIRARWKPSEACKPWQDEEGRVLNRKLVENVANRITNQPATVTESEQKQSKQAAPLPYSLSALQIDASKRFGMSAQQVLDTCQSLYEKHKLITYPRSDSRYLPKDHYSQRESVVDAIANNAKELQSGAQGADLSLKSKAWNDSKVDAHHAIIPTPKKSSVNGLSANEMKIYQQIARQYLMQFYPPAIFADAKLVFDIAGGVFIAKGRQLINPGWKVLMGKTDTEEKGDGTDTVPPLDKGTVLNCREGIIGDKKTEPPKHFTEATLLQAMTGIARFVANKDLKAILKETDGLGTEATRAGILDTLFKRQLLTRQGKSIHSSPAGRGLINALPEDSTFPDMTAHWEHQLQGMAERNQAYQPFMQALESKIDGLMGKVKTGEVPESLRHLPKVERPAFKRRKAGGTRKKTYAKKGTKS, from the coding sequence ATGTCTCGTCTTATCATTGCTGAAAAACCAAGCCTAGGCCGCGCGATCGCCGCTGCACTACCGAATCCACAGAAGAAAGACCAAGGGTTTATCAAATGTGGCAATGGGGATGTGGTGACTTGGTGTATTGGACACTTATTGGAGCAGGTTGAGCCGGATGCTTATGATGACCGTTATAAGAAGTGGAACTTAGCCGATCTTCCTATCGTGCCAGAGCAATGGCAACTAAGACCGCGTAAGACGTCAAGCAAACAGCTCACGGTGATCCGAAAGCTATTGAAGGACGCGACTCAAATCGTTCATGCGGGTGACCCGGATAGAGAAGGGCAGCTGCTGGTTGATGAAGTTATCGATTACTGCAAGGTGTCTAAGGCTAAGAAAGAGTCGATGGACAGGCTGCTGATCAGCGATTTGAACTTACCAGCCGTAAAGCGTGCGCTCTCTCAAATGCGCAGTAACCGAGATTTTATTCCACTTTCTATTTCTGCATTGGCGCGCTCTAGAGCCGATTGGCTGTATGGCATGAACATGACTCGCGCGTATACCTTGTTAGGTCAAAAGGCGGGCTACCAAGGCGTGTTGTCGGTAGGGCGAGTACAAACGCCTGTACTTGGTTTGGTTGTAAGGCGTGATGAAGAAATAGAAAACTTCATTCCTAAAGATTATTTCACTCTGCACGCTTTGATCCCTTATCAAAATAACGGCCAGAGCTTTGATATTCGAGCGCGTTGGAAACCAAGCGAAGCATGTAAACCATGGCAAGATGAAGAAGGCCGCGTGCTCAATCGAAAGCTGGTTGAGAACGTGGCTAACCGAATTACGAACCAACCCGCGACGGTGACGGAATCAGAGCAAAAGCAAAGTAAACAAGCTGCGCCATTGCCTTATTCGTTGTCAGCTTTGCAAATTGATGCGTCTAAGCGTTTTGGTATGAGTGCTCAACAGGTACTCGACACTTGTCAGTCGTTGTACGAGAAGCACAAACTCATCACTTATCCACGTTCTGACAGCCGCTACCTACCTAAGGATCACTACTCGCAAAGAGAGTCGGTCGTGGATGCTATCGCTAACAATGCGAAAGAGCTGCAAAGTGGTGCTCAAGGTGCGGATCTTTCTCTTAAATCCAAAGCATGGAACGACAGTAAGGTCGATGCTCACCACGCGATAATTCCTACTCCGAAAAAGTCATCGGTGAACGGCCTGTCTGCCAATGAGATGAAAATCTATCAGCAAATTGCTCGTCAGTATCTAATGCAATTCTACCCGCCTGCCATTTTTGCCGATGCCAAGTTAGTTTTTGATATCGCTGGTGGCGTATTCATTGCCAAAGGACGTCAGCTTATCAATCCAGGTTGGAAAGTGTTAATGGGCAAAACGGATACTGAAGAGAAAGGTGATGGTACGGATACGGTGCCTCCATTAGATAAAGGAACGGTACTCAATTGCCGTGAAGGAATTATTGGAGACAAAAAGACTGAGCCACCAAAACACTTCACGGAAGCGACCTTGCTACAAGCGATGACTGGTATCGCGCGCTTTGTCGCAAACAAAGACCTTAAAGCCATTTTGAAAGAGACCGATGGTCTTGGCACAGAAGCAACCCGAGCGGGTATTCTAGATACTTTATTCAAGAGACAACTGTTAACGCGACAAGGTAAAAGCATCCATAGTAGCCCGGCGGGAAGAGGCTTGATTAATGCTTTACCTGAGGACTCGACCTTTCCCGACATGACGGCTCACTGGGAGCATCAGTTGCAAGGCATGGCTGAACGAAACCAAGCGTATCAACCTTTCATGCAAGCGTTAGAAAGTAAGATTGATGGTTTGATGGGTAAAGTGAAAACGGGAGAAGTCCCTGAATCCCTACGTCATCTTCCTAAAGTTGAAAGACCAGCATTCAAGCGCCGTAAAGCTGGTGGGACAAGGAAGAAGACTTACGCTAAGAAAGGTACTAAAAGCTAA
- a CDS encoding NAD(P)H nitroreductase produces MDALDLLLNRRSIAKLSDPAPEGVALENIIKAGLRAPDHGALTPWRFVIAQGSGLHKLSDILVRAAQADESEEAVIEKVKKAPFRAPMVITVIAKVTEHDKVPSFEQHLSAGCAAQAMQMAAVAQGFQGFWRSGKWMFHPEVHQAFGLEGDDEIVGFLYLGTPGCTPMKVPERDFSKFVEFL; encoded by the coding sequence ATGGATGCTTTGGATCTATTGCTCAACAGACGCTCAATCGCAAAACTCTCTGATCCAGCACCTGAAGGTGTAGCATTAGAAAACATCATTAAAGCGGGCTTGCGCGCTCCAGACCACGGCGCATTGACACCGTGGCGCTTTGTTATCGCACAAGGTTCTGGGCTACATAAGCTTTCCGATATTTTGGTTCGAGCAGCACAAGCGGACGAAAGCGAAGAAGCGGTGATTGAGAAAGTAAAGAAAGCGCCGTTTCGAGCACCTATGGTTATCACTGTCATCGCAAAAGTGACTGAACACGATAAAGTGCCTTCATTCGAACAACACCTTTCTGCAGGTTGCGCTGCACAAGCAATGCAAATGGCTGCAGTTGCTCAAGGTTTCCAAGGTTTTTGGCGCTCAGGTAAGTGGATGTTCCACCCTGAAGTTCACCAAGCTTTCGGCCTAGAAGGCGACGATGAAATCGTTGGTTTCCTATATTTGGGCACTCCGGGCTGTACGCCAATGAAAGTACCAGAGCGTGACTTCTCTAAGTTCGTCGAGTTCTTGTAA
- a CDS encoding NADPH-dependent 2,4-dienoyl-CoA reductase: MSAMYPHLLEPLDLGFTQLRNRVLMGSMHTGLEENKEGLHKLAAFYEERAKGGVGLIVTGGFSPNLRGRLTPFSAEFSKVKHAKAHQVVTEAVHKHGGKIALQLLHAGRYAMHPFAQSASGIKAPIAKFAPSEMSPRQIKKTIGAFANSAELAQVAGYDGIEIMGSEGYLINQFICKRTNMRYDEWGGSYEKRMRFPLEIVKSIREAVGKDFIIIFRLSMLDLVEQGSTFEDVVLLAQKLEEAGVTIINTGIGWHEARVPTIATQVPRGAFSWVTEKVKPYVSIPVVTCNRINTPEEAERILSSGQADMVSMARPFLADPDFVNKAAQDQAQFINTCIGCNQACLDNVFKGKRASCLVNPRACYETEIVVQPAEATKTIAVVGAGPAGLACATTLAQRGHNVDLIEKNDRIGGQFRLAMQIPGKEEFRETIRYFANQIDASGVNLKLDTEATFEMLLKYDEVVMAAGVEPRKLNIEGIDQENVIDYQTLIREKTPVGEKVAIVGAGGIGIDVATMLTEPTSHSLDDWLHEWGIDKNMEHPGGLYPYPDSFSDKTVWVMQRKVGRVGKGPGKTTGWIHKRTLEKRGVNLLGGVSYNKIDDQGLHISVGKKDQVLDADSVIVCAGQVSVRPFEDMWQEFGGKLHVIGGADYAGELDAVRAIRQGVELAIKL; the protein is encoded by the coding sequence ATGTCTGCCATGTACCCACATTTACTCGAACCACTCGATCTTGGATTTACTCAGTTACGTAACCGTGTATTGATGGGATCAATGCACACGGGTTTAGAAGAAAATAAAGAAGGCCTCCACAAGCTTGCCGCGTTTTATGAAGAGCGAGCAAAAGGAGGCGTTGGCCTTATTGTTACCGGTGGTTTCTCTCCTAATTTACGTGGCAGATTGACCCCATTTAGTGCTGAGTTCAGTAAAGTTAAGCACGCAAAAGCTCACCAAGTTGTTACCGAGGCCGTGCATAAGCATGGCGGTAAAATTGCCCTTCAGTTGCTGCATGCTGGCCGCTATGCAATGCACCCATTCGCGCAAAGTGCTTCGGGCATCAAAGCGCCAATCGCCAAGTTTGCACCGAGTGAAATGAGCCCTCGTCAAATTAAAAAGACCATAGGTGCTTTTGCCAACAGTGCAGAGCTAGCTCAGGTTGCTGGCTATGACGGCATTGAAATCATGGGCTCTGAAGGTTACTTGATTAACCAATTTATCTGTAAACGTACCAACATGCGTTATGACGAATGGGGCGGTTCTTATGAGAAGCGCATGCGTTTCCCATTAGAGATCGTTAAATCGATTCGCGAAGCGGTGGGTAAAGATTTCATCATTATTTTCCGCTTATCGATGCTGGATTTGGTTGAGCAAGGCAGCACGTTCGAAGATGTTGTACTTTTGGCTCAGAAGCTAGAAGAAGCGGGCGTGACCATTATCAATACTGGTATTGGTTGGCATGAAGCTCGTGTCCCGACTATTGCGACACAAGTTCCAAGAGGAGCATTCTCTTGGGTGACGGAAAAAGTTAAACCATACGTGTCGATCCCAGTGGTGACATGTAACCGTATCAACACGCCAGAAGAGGCCGAACGTATCCTCAGTTCAGGACAGGCCGACATGGTATCAATGGCTCGTCCATTCTTGGCAGACCCTGACTTTGTTAATAAAGCCGCTCAAGACCAAGCGCAGTTCATTAACACCTGTATCGGTTGTAACCAAGCTTGTCTTGATAATGTATTTAAGGGCAAAAGAGCGAGTTGCTTGGTGAACCCTCGCGCTTGTTACGAGACTGAAATTGTTGTTCAGCCTGCCGAAGCGACCAAAACTATTGCCGTGGTTGGCGCTGGGCCTGCTGGTTTAGCCTGCGCGACGACGTTGGCACAGCGTGGTCATAATGTTGATCTGATTGAGAAAAATGACCGTATCGGTGGGCAGTTTAGATTGGCAATGCAGATTCCGGGTAAAGAAGAGTTCAGAGAAACGATTCGTTACTTTGCTAATCAAATAGATGCATCAGGCGTGAACTTAAAACTGGATACTGAAGCGACGTTTGAGATGTTGTTGAAGTACGATGAAGTCGTGATGGCTGCCGGTGTTGAGCCAAGAAAGCTTAATATTGAAGGGATTGACCAAGAAAACGTAATCGATTATCAAACCTTGATTCGCGAAAAGACACCAGTAGGCGAAAAAGTCGCGATTGTTGGTGCCGGTGGTATTGGTATTGATGTGGCAACTATGCTGACAGAGCCGACTTCTCACAGCTTGGATGACTGGCTGCATGAGTGGGGCATTGATAAGAATATGGAACACCCTGGTGGACTTTATCCTTATCCTGATTCGTTCAGTGATAAAACGGTTTGGGTGATGCAGCGTAAAGTCGGGCGTGTCGGTAAAGGCCCAGGTAAAACTACAGGTTGGATTCATAAACGCACATTAGAAAAACGTGGTGTGAACTTACTTGGTGGCGTGAGCTACAACAAGATTGACGACCAAGGTCTGCACATCAGCGTTGGTAAGAAAGATCAGGTACTCGATGCCGATTCCGTTATCGTGTGTGCGGGTCAGGTTTCAGTTCGTCCATTCGAAGACATGTGGCAAGAGTTTGGTGGCAAGCTTCACGTGATCGGCGGTGCTGATTATGCCGGTGAGTTGGATGCGGTACGAGCTATCCGTCAAGGTGTTGAGCTAGCTATTAAACTGTAG
- the sppA gene encoding signal peptide peptidase SppA — MKKIFKFIGMIFKGIWKLITFVRLALVNLFFLLSIAIIYFVYFHSDTAQPTVPQESALVLNLSGPIVEQSRYINPMDSVTGSLLGKDLPKENVLFDIVETIRYAKDDDNVTGIVLALKELPETNLTKLRYIAKALNEFKATGKPIYAVGDFYNQSQYYLASYATKVFLSPDGGVLLKGYSAYSLYYKTLLEKLDVNTHVFRVGTYKSAIEPFIRDDMSDAAKESASRWLGQLWGAYVDDVSNNRQIDAKTLNPSMDSFLKDLESVDGDIAKLAEKLGLVDELATRQQVRLELADVFGSDGQDSYNAFGYYEYRTTMLPDLTSESHDVAVIVASGAIMDGKQPRGTVGGDTTAALLRQARNDDKVKAVVLRVDSPGGSAFASEVIRNEIEAIKQAGKPVVVSMSSLAASGGYWISMGADKILAQPTTLTGSIGIFSVITTFEKGLNDIGVYTDGVGTSPFSGLGLTTGLSDGAKDAFQMGIENGYRRFISLVGENRGMEVDAVDKIAQGRVWTGQDAIQKDLVDEIGDFDDAIAAAASLAELETYNIYWVEEPLSTTEQFIQEFMNQVQMSIGFDIQSMIPSSLQPVTQQLAQDSQLLGNFNDPQGRYAFCLNCQVQ; from the coding sequence ATGAAAAAGATATTCAAATTTATAGGTATGATCTTTAAAGGGATTTGGAAGCTCATCACGTTTGTGCGTCTTGCGCTCGTTAACCTCTTCTTTTTACTCAGTATCGCCATCATCTACTTTGTATACTTCCACTCAGACACAGCTCAGCCCACCGTTCCACAGGAATCGGCTTTAGTACTTAACCTGTCTGGTCCTATCGTGGAGCAAAGTCGCTATATCAACCCGATGGATTCGGTCACGGGTTCACTGCTTGGCAAAGACCTTCCAAAAGAGAACGTCCTGTTTGATATTGTTGAGACGATTCGCTACGCCAAAGACGATGACAACGTTACGGGTATCGTTTTAGCACTCAAAGAACTGCCAGAAACCAATCTAACCAAGCTTCGCTACATTGCTAAAGCACTCAACGAGTTCAAAGCAACTGGCAAACCAATTTATGCGGTGGGTGACTTTTACAACCAAAGCCAATACTACCTAGCCAGCTACGCAACTAAAGTCTTCCTATCACCAGATGGTGGGGTTCTTCTTAAAGGCTACAGCGCTTATTCGCTTTACTACAAAACGTTATTAGAGAAGCTAGACGTCAACACGCACGTTTTCCGTGTTGGTACCTATAAGTCAGCTATCGAGCCTTTCATTCGTGACGACATGTCAGATGCAGCGAAAGAATCTGCTTCTCGTTGGTTAGGCCAATTATGGGGCGCATACGTTGATGACGTGAGCAACAACCGTCAGATCGACGCGAAAACGCTGAACCCAAGCATGGACTCTTTCTTAAAAGACCTTGAGTCGGTTGATGGCGATATCGCAAAACTGGCAGAGAAGCTTGGTTTAGTTGACGAACTGGCGACTCGCCAGCAAGTACGACTAGAGCTTGCTGACGTTTTCGGCAGTGATGGTCAAGACAGCTATAACGCGTTTGGGTACTACGAGTACCGTACAACCATGCTTCCAGACCTAACAAGTGAATCGCACGATGTTGCTGTGATTGTTGCTAGCGGCGCAATTATGGATGGTAAGCAGCCACGTGGCACCGTTGGTGGTGATACCACAGCAGCACTACTTCGCCAAGCGCGCAACGACGATAAAGTAAAAGCTGTTGTACTTCGTGTAGACAGCCCAGGTGGTAGCGCATTTGCTTCAGAAGTTATTCGCAATGAAATAGAAGCGATCAAGCAAGCGGGCAAGCCGGTTGTTGTCTCTATGTCTAGCCTTGCCGCTTCGGGTGGTTACTGGATCTCGATGGGTGCGGACAAAATCCTGGCTCAACCAACGACCTTAACTGGTTCGATTGGTATCTTTAGTGTTATCACAACCTTCGAAAAAGGGTTGAACGATATTGGTGTTTACACTGATGGCGTTGGTACGTCGCCTTTCTCTGGTCTTGGTCTTACGACTGGGCTTAGCGACGGCGCGAAAGATGCGTTCCAAATGGGCATTGAAAACGGTTACCGCCGATTCATCAGCCTAGTTGGAGAGAATCGCGGCATGGAAGTCGATGCTGTCGACAAGATAGCTCAAGGCCGAGTTTGGACTGGCCAAGATGCAATCCAGAAAGATCTAGTCGATGAAATTGGTGATTTTGATGATGCGATTGCAGCAGCGGCTTCACTTGCAGAGCTTGAAACCTACAACATCTACTGGGTAGAAGAACCACTTTCAACGACTGAACAATTTATTCAAGAATTTATGAATCAAGTTCAGATGTCGATAGGCTTTGATATTCAATCAATGATTCCAAGCAGTTTACAACCTGTTACTCAGCAGTTAGCTCAAGATAGTCAGCTGTTAGGCAACTTTAACGACCCACAAGGCCGATACGCTTTTTGCTTAAATTGCCAAGTTCAATAA
- the ansA gene encoding asparaginase, whose product MERKHIYIAYTGGTIGMQKSLDHGYVPVAGFMDKQLAGMPEFHRPEMPEYTIHEYSPLMDSSDMTPLDWQTIADDIRANYDKYDGFVILHGTDTMAYTASALSFMLENLGKPVIVTGSQIPLAELRSDGQANLLNALHIAANYPINEVTLFFNNKLMRGNRSTKSHADGFNAFTSPNLTPLLEAGINIQISNNVKVNEQPEGAFKVHNITPQPIGVITMYPGISHEVIRNTLLQPVNAMILLTFGVGNAPQNQELLQHLKDASERGVIVVNLTQCLAGKVNMGGYATGCALAESGVVSGYDMTPEAALAKLHYLLSQNLSYEQVKDKMQQVLRGEMSL is encoded by the coding sequence ATGGAAAGAAAACACATCTATATCGCGTATACCGGCGGCACAATTGGCATGCAGAAGTCTTTGGACCACGGCTATGTCCCAGTCGCAGGTTTTATGGATAAGCAGCTAGCTGGCATGCCTGAATTCCATCGCCCAGAAATGCCTGAGTACACCATTCATGAATACTCTCCATTAATGGACTCTTCAGATATGACGCCACTTGATTGGCAGACTATCGCTGATGATATTCGCGCGAACTACGATAAGTACGATGGTTTCGTTATCCTACACGGTACAGACACAATGGCTTACACCGCCTCTGCTCTGTCTTTCATGCTGGAAAACCTCGGCAAACCTGTGATTGTTACGGGCTCTCAGATCCCATTGGCAGAGTTACGTTCAGATGGACAAGCAAACCTGCTGAATGCTCTGCACATTGCAGCGAACTACCCGATCAACGAAGTGACACTGTTCTTCAACAACAAGTTGATGCGCGGTAACCGCAGCACAAAATCACACGCAGATGGCTTCAATGCGTTTACCTCTCCAAACCTAACCCCATTGCTAGAAGCGGGTATCAATATCCAGATCAGCAATAACGTTAAGGTAAACGAGCAACCTGAAGGTGCTTTCAAGGTTCATAATATTACTCCGCAACCCATCGGCGTAATCACTATGTACCCAGGCATCTCACATGAGGTGATTCGCAACACGCTACTACAACCTGTTAACGCAATGATTTTGCTTACTTTTGGTGTTGGTAACGCACCACAAAATCAAGAGCTACTTCAGCACTTAAAAGACGCATCAGAACGAGGTGTGATTGTAGTGAATCTCACTCAGTGTTTGGCGGGTAAAGTCAATATGGGTGGTTACGCGACGGGTTGCGCACTAGCAGAATCTGGAGTTGTCAGTGGTTACGATATGACACCAGAAGCGGCACTGGCGAAGTTACATTACCTGTTGAGCCAAAACTTAAGCTACGAACAAGTGAAGGATAAAATGCAACAAGTGTTGCGCGGTGAGATGAGTTTATAA
- a CDS encoding YeaC family protein, whose product MDAEQLLSAMTPEVYERLTYAVETGKWPEGTALSKEQRDSCMQAVMLYQSKHNSEAQHMTVAAGGDISFKSKSELKKQFKSDQEDIVRVNPNH is encoded by the coding sequence ATGGATGCAGAACAACTTCTTAGCGCAATGACACCCGAGGTCTACGAACGTTTAACTTACGCCGTTGAGACGGGTAAATGGCCAGAAGGTACGGCGCTCTCTAAAGAACAGCGCGACTCGTGTATGCAAGCAGTTATGTTATATCAATCTAAACATAACTCCGAAGCTCAACATATGACAGTTGCAGCTGGTGGTGATATTAGCTTTAAATCTAAGTCTGAGCTTAAGAAGCAATTTAAGTCAGACCAAGAAGATATTGTTAGGGTTAACCCGAATCATTAG
- a CDS encoding DUF2989 domain-containing protein codes for MKRLAISLLPFTLVGCLEGNKNTDQLCQSNPGLQCEELNMNDGQCRVARTDLIWHRFEVQKRPSEANKIKEFKLVTAYKKCLELAAQIETIDQSKLQERRFTSLMHSIEESERIVDELSQSNTPETLYFLWSQTGDTNARRSFLQLEGKEALNTAEMQYALATFYTTRDHAKTLKLLNNALTLSNGSVVNTEIFKSMASINHSLGHMEKAYVWAMVAKDFDVPIASEAELTVLYRFDKPQYKQFNDDAEKIVEAIEDGVYTASIVPNY; via the coding sequence ATGAAACGGTTGGCGATTAGCCTATTACCTTTCACTCTGGTTGGGTGTCTTGAAGGAAATAAAAATACCGATCAACTCTGTCAAAGTAATCCGGGGCTGCAGTGTGAGGAGTTGAACATGAACGATGGACAATGCCGCGTCGCACGTACCGACCTCATCTGGCATCGATTTGAAGTTCAGAAGCGACCCTCCGAAGCCAATAAGATTAAAGAGTTCAAGTTAGTCACTGCGTACAAAAAGTGCCTAGAGCTTGCGGCGCAGATCGAGACGATTGACCAATCTAAGCTGCAAGAGCGTCGCTTTACCTCTTTAATGCACAGCATCGAAGAGTCTGAGCGTATTGTAGATGAACTATCACAATCCAATACACCGGAAACGCTTTACTTCTTGTGGTCACAAACCGGGGACACCAACGCCAGACGCAGTTTCCTACAGCTAGAAGGGAAAGAAGCGTTAAATACGGCAGAAATGCAATATGCCTTAGCCACCTTCTATACCACCCGTGATCATGCAAAAACGCTTAAGCTACTCAATAATGCGTTAACGCTTTCAAATGGTTCGGTCGTCAACACTGAAATCTTCAAGTCGATGGCCAGTATCAACCACAGCCTTGGTCATATGGAAAAAGCGTACGTGTGGGCAATGGTTGCCAAAGACTTTGATGTGCCCATTGCTTCTGAAGCTGAGCTCACTGTGCTGTATCGTTTCGACAAACCTCAATACAAACAATTCAATGATGATGCTGAAAAGATTGTCGAAGCCATTGAAGACGGCGTTTACACCGCGTCTATAGTGCCGAACTATTAG
- the msrB gene encoding peptide-methionine (R)-S-oxide reductase MsrB produces MWRDINVVQKGGNMIKPDEYWRERLTDDEFAVCRERGTEAPYSGKLLHNHNTGVYSCTCCESPLFLSDNKYDSGCGWPSFDAPVSDEAVRYIEDLSHGMKRVEIRCTACDSHLGHVFPDGPQTTGERFCVNSVSLIFNKNDKSTK; encoded by the coding sequence ATGTGGAGAGATATTAACGTGGTTCAAAAGGGAGGAAATATGATAAAGCCTGATGAATACTGGCGTGAGCGCCTAACGGACGACGAATTTGCTGTGTGCCGTGAACGTGGTACTGAAGCCCCATATAGCGGTAAGTTACTGCACAACCATAACACTGGTGTCTATAGCTGCACATGCTGTGAAAGCCCTTTGTTTCTGTCGGATAACAAATATGACTCTGGGTGCGGTTGGCCAAGCTTTGATGCCCCAGTAAGTGATGAAGCGGTACGCTATATAGAGGATCTAAGTCACGGAATGAAGCGTGTGGAGATCCGTTGTACTGCATGTGATAGCCATTTAGGTCACGTTTTTCCTGATGGCCCGCAGACAACAGGTGAGCGATTCTGTGTTAATTCTGTGTCGTTAATTTTCAACAAAAATGACAAAAGTACGAAATAA